One region of Mesotoga infera genomic DNA includes:
- a CDS encoding AI-2E family transporter, with product MEKTRLWILGYFIAIFSTLFLFPMTSRVIGLAFLFSLIINAPSAFVTKKTSKTALGIITGLVLLFFLFFLVYSAIPITINGIRSIATEMDALFKDGRFEEWLERLPPFIADSVTDLAQRASQWLSGAAIELGRYVASNITSWITGIILMIVAAFVIARRTGILRRKVPILFPGCNQSRVTGFLDSLYTDFQTYVAGQVLISVIEGIMIGAGAAIVGIPNALFLGLLAGITNFIPFLGVVVTTIPMLVLGYVQNGIWGVIGGAIVLLIANQIDMWLLSPRILSHRVKINWFVVLVSLVAFGELIGIFGVLFAVPLILFIKRFWKEFVIKERSDHDWESTIETGTKKVKEENPRLREENQTSSQED from the coding sequence ATGGAAAAGACTAGGCTATGGATTCTTGGATATTTCATTGCGATATTCTCCACACTATTTCTCTTTCCAATGACCTCGCGGGTCATCGGACTTGCTTTTCTTTTCTCTCTAATAATCAATGCACCATCCGCATTCGTTACAAAGAAAACATCGAAGACTGCCCTTGGAATCATTACTGGACTGGTATTGCTATTCTTCTTATTCTTTCTTGTATACAGCGCCATTCCGATTACGATCAACGGAATCCGTAGTATTGCCACTGAGATGGATGCCCTCTTCAAGGACGGAAGGTTTGAAGAGTGGCTCGAACGACTTCCTCCGTTTATTGCAGATTCCGTTACGGACCTTGCCCAGAGAGCTTCACAATGGTTAAGTGGCGCTGCTATTGAACTGGGAAGATATGTTGCTTCAAACATTACATCATGGATTACCGGGATTATTCTCATGATAGTAGCGGCCTTCGTAATTGCAAGAAGAACCGGAATCTTGAGAAGGAAGGTTCCTATTCTCTTCCCCGGTTGCAATCAGTCCAGGGTAACCGGTTTTCTCGATTCTCTGTACACTGATTTTCAGACCTATGTCGCTGGCCAGGTTCTAATATCGGTAATCGAAGGAATTATGATAGGTGCAGGTGCAGCGATTGTGGGAATCCCGAACGCTCTCTTCCTGGGACTTCTTGCAGGAATAACGAATTTCATACCCTTCTTGGGAGTTGTTGTAACAACTATCCCGATGCTGGTTCTCGGCTATGTTCAAAACGGCATCTGGGGTGTTATTGGTGGAGCGATTGTGCTCTTGATAGCAAATCAGATAGATATGTGGCTGCTTTCACCAAGAATTCTCTCTCATCGTGTTAAGATAAACTGGTTTGTAGTTCTGGTGTCGCTGGTAGCTTTTGGAGAGCTTATCGGGATTTTCGGTGTATTGTTCGCCGTGCCTCTGATACTCTTCATAAAGCGATTCTGGAAGGAGTTTGTCATAAAAGAGAGGAGTGATCATGATTGGGAATCTACGATAGAGACTGGTACAAAGAAAGTCAAAGAGGAGAATCCCCGACTCCGGGAAGAAAACCAGACAAGTTCACAAGAGGATTGA